One genomic segment of Capricornis sumatraensis isolate serow.1 chromosome X, serow.2, whole genome shotgun sequence includes these proteins:
- the GPRASP3 gene encoding G protein-coupled receptor associated sorting protein 3, which produces MAGARNRRNRNRKNENKKKAKTEKRAVVEAEGKREATDTVKSAEGKREATGTVKSAEGKREATGTGKTQAKAITKAGPRADAVAVVKAASKNKTVTEMKERLPDVRPKAEDEATRTARFCSAAQATAESRFTCKDKTRTDTLFGAGEEANVGSWFWNGEKIGKHFSAKDEGKADTGPPSCAEKLEPVAGTSCKARPGAEEEEEENVIGSWFWDGDETSFDPNPRPVSRIIKPQPVDEINEKDRPKDWSEVTIWPKAPAVTPAVLGFRSQVTFEKKPPSYFVLASAEENTCSSPVATAAARPSRNTPSSSQPVSEFPFGSDPCIQTIEEIRRQIRIREVNGIKPFACPCKMECYMDSEEFERLITLLKSTTDPLIHKIAQIAMGIINVHPFAQEFINEVGVVTLIESLLSFPSSEMRKKAVITLNPPSGDERQRKVELHVKHMCKETISFPLNSPGQQSGLKILGQLTTDSNHHHIVANYFSELFHLLSLGNRKTRNLVLKVLLNMSENPTAARDMTNTESLAALKLIFNQKEAKANLVSAVAIFINIKEHIRKGSIVVVDHSSYTTLMAIFREVKVIIETM; this is translated from the coding sequence ATGGCTGGagctaggaatagaaggaataggaatagaaagaatgagaataaaaagaaggcaaaaactgaaaaaagggCTGTTGTAGAAGCTGAAGGAAAAAGGGAGGCCACTGATACAGTCAAATCAgctgaaggaaagagggaggctaCTGGTACAGTCAAATCAgctgaaggaaagagggaggctaCTGGTACAGGCAAAACCCAGGCCAAAGCAATAACCAAGGCAGGGCCTCGGGCAGATGCAGTGGCAGTGGTGAAGGCAGCGTCTAAGAACAAGACTGTTACTGAGATGAAAGAACGTCTGCCAGATGTCCGTCCCAAAGCTGAAGATGAGGCCACTAGAACAGCTCGATTTTGTTCTGCGGCTCAGGCTACTGCTGAGTCCAGGTTTACATGTAAAGATAAGACTCGTACTGATACCTTGTTTGGGGCTGGAGAAGAGGCCAATGTTGGTTCCTGGTTCTGGAATGGAGAAAAGATTGGTAAACATTTCAGTGCTAAGGATGAAGGTAAAGCTGATACTGGTCCCCCATCCTGTGCTGAGAAGTTGGAGCCTGTGGCTGGCACCAGCTGTAAGGCTAGGCCAggagctgaggaggaggaggaggagaacgtTATTGGGAGCTGGTTTTGGGATGGAGATGAAACTAGTTTTGACCCTAACCCTAGACCTGTGAGCAGGATAATTAAGCCTCAGCCTGTGgatgaaattaatgaaaaagatAGGCCTAAGGACTGGTCTGAGGTAACTATATGGCCCAAAGCTCCTGCTGTAACTCCAGCAGTGTTAGGCTTTAGATCCCAAGTCACATTTGAGAAAAAGCCTCCTTCATATTTTGTCCTGGCTTCTGCTGAGGAAAATACCTGTTCTTCGCCTgtggcaacagcagcagcacgCCCTTCTAGAAACACTCCCTCTAGCTCACAGCCTGTCTCTGAGTTCCCATTTGGTTCTGACCCTTGCATCCAGACCATAGAGGAAATTAGGCGCCAAATCAGGATCAGGGAAGTGAATGGGATTAAGCCATTTGCTTGCCCTTGCAAAATGGAATGCTACATGGATTCTGAGGAGTTTGAAAGACTTATTACCTTACTTAAGTCAACTACTGATCCTCTCATTCATAAAATAGCTCAAATTGCAATGGGGATCATTAATGTTCATCCATTTGCTCAAGAGTTCATTAATGAGGTGGGTGTAGTGACACTTATTGAAAGCTTGctcagttttccttcctctgaaatgagaaaaaaggcTGTCATTACTCTGAATCCCCCCTCTGGGGATGAAAGACAACGCAAGGTTGAATTACATGTTAAGCATATGTGTAAAGAAACCATATCTTTTCCCTTGAATTCACCTGGACAGCAGTCTGGATTAAAGATACTAGGACAACTGACTACTGATTCTAACCATCATCACATTGTTGCCAATTACTTTTCAGAGCTTTTCCATTTGCTGTCCCTTGGAAATCGTAAAACTAGAAATCTTGTTTTGAAAGTACTTTTGAATATGTCTGAAAATCCAACTGCAGCCAGAGATATGACCAATACAGAATCATTAGCAGCATTAAAACTCATCTTTAACCAGAAAGAGGCAAAAGCCAATCTCGTTAGTGCTGTGGCCATATTTATTAACATAAAAGAGCATATCAGAAAGGGCTCGATTGTAGTCGTTGATCACTCCAGTTATACTACACTCATGGCCATTTTCCGTGAAGTTAAAGTGATTATTGAAACAATGTAA